One Deinococcus cellulosilyticus NBRC 106333 = KACC 11606 genomic region harbors:
- a CDS encoding DUF4126 domain-containing protein — MDPLTTLSGLGLSWLSGLRLYMVLFLAGMADLMNWVNLPAGMHLLSSPYVLVATGLMVLIEFFADKVPWVDSTWDTVHTFIRLPVAGWIAAQFVPEGDSTSVQYALGILGGTVAATSHFAKASARATVNASPEPFSNWALSLFEDLLTPTLLYLLHQYPYVAASIIGVLVLICVLVIVLLWKMVRRIFGVGRRKAAV, encoded by the coding sequence ATGGACCCTTTAACCACCCTCTCTGGCCTGGGCCTGAGCTGGCTCAGCGGACTGCGGCTTTACATGGTGCTGTTCCTGGCCGGAATGGCCGACCTGATGAACTGGGTCAACCTGCCAGCAGGCATGCACCTGCTCAGCAGTCCCTACGTGCTGGTGGCCACAGGCCTGATGGTGCTCATCGAGTTTTTTGCAGACAAGGTTCCCTGGGTGGATTCCACCTGGGACACCGTGCACACCTTCATCCGGCTTCCGGTGGCAGGCTGGATTGCGGCCCAGTTCGTGCCAGAAGGAGACAGCACCTCAGTGCAGTACGCACTGGGCATTCTGGGAGGCACTGTTGCAGCCACCAGCCATTTTGCAAAGGCCAGTGCCAGGGCCACCGTCAATGCCAGTCCGGAGCCTTTCAGCAACTGGGCTCTCAGCCTGTTTGAAGACCTGCTGACCCCCACCCTGCTTTACCTGCTTCATCAGTACCCTTATGTGGCAGCAAGCATCATTGGGGTTCTGGTTCTGATCTGCGTGCTCGTCATTGTGCTGCTCTGGAAGATGGTCCGGCGCATTTTTGGTGTTGGACGCAGGAAGGCTGCAGTTTGA
- a CDS encoding c-type cytochrome, translating into MKHLLIVGCALLSSLALAAPPKGDAKAGKTLFQTNCSGCHGSKAEGAFGPKLAGDASKWKFELFKRALTKGLDDKGKKLQPSMPHFKFTDKQIANIQAYLKTLK; encoded by the coding sequence ATGAAACATCTTTTGATCGTTGGATGTGCACTTCTTTCCTCACTGGCCCTGGCTGCCCCTCCAAAAGGGGATGCCAAGGCCGGAAAAACCCTTTTCCAGACCAACTGCTCGGGCTGTCATGGCTCGAAGGCTGAAGGGGCGTTTGGTCCCAAACTGGCTGGAGACGCCTCGAAATGGAAGTTTGAGCTGTTCAAGCGTGCCCTCACCAAAGGCCTGGACGACAAGGGCAAAAAACTGCAACCATCCATGCCCCACTTCAAGTTCACCGACAAGCAGATCGCGAACATACAGGCTTACCTGAAAACCCTCAAGTGA